One genomic segment of Polynucleobacter sp. MWH-UH2A includes these proteins:
- the mog gene encoding molybdopterin adenylyltransferase has protein sequence MKHTEALKRKSPNEVKIGLISISDRASKGVYQDEGIPALQTWLMKAVSNPCTFHERLIADESEVITEAIVELVDDFGCDLVLTTGGTGPSRRDVTPEATLEAGTREMPGFGEQMRQISLKFVPTAILSRQTAVLREIEGHAALVINLPGQPKAIAETLEGLKDENGKSIVPGIFAAVPYCIDLIGGPYIETNEAIIKAFRPKSAIKK, from the coding sequence ATGAAGCATACCGAAGCCCTCAAACGCAAGTCACCAAACGAGGTCAAAATTGGCCTGATCTCCATTTCGGATCGAGCAAGTAAAGGCGTTTACCAAGACGAGGGTATTCCGGCCCTGCAGACTTGGCTAATGAAGGCGGTAAGCAATCCCTGCACCTTCCACGAACGTCTTATTGCCGACGAGTCTGAAGTGATCACGGAAGCCATTGTTGAGCTTGTTGATGACTTTGGGTGCGATCTGGTCTTAACTACCGGCGGCACTGGCCCCTCAAGGCGCGATGTGACCCCTGAGGCAACACTTGAAGCAGGCACCCGTGAAATGCCTGGCTTTGGTGAGCAAATGCGCCAAATTAGCCTCAAATTTGTTCCGACTGCCATCCTGTCTCGCCAGACCGCAGTGCTGCGTGAGATCGAAGGACATGCCGCTCTCGTCATTAACTTACCCGGTCAGCCTAAAGCGATTGCAGAAACCTTGGAAGGTCTTAAGGATGAAAACGGCAAATCAATCGTGCCAGGAATTTTTGCTGCAGTTCCTTACTGCATCGACCTGATTGGTGGGCCCTATATTGAAACTAACGAGGCCATCATCAAAGCCTTTAGACCCAAGAGCGCGATTAAAAAATAA
- a CDS encoding CoA ester lyase → MINVHRPRRSVLYMPGANIRALEKAKTLAADSLILDLEDAVAPDAKVATRANILAALETGFGYREAVVRINGLSTPWGMEDLKAFANSKADAIVLPKVESATQIQEVAALLEKAGARPDLTIWAMIETPMAIFKLSEIASAHPKLEALVLGTSDLVKDLHARHTPSRVETQTALSLSVLAARAHGLCVLDGVHLSLDDEEGLRLSCIQGRDMGFDGKTLIHPKQIELANAFFGPSSQEIAEAKERIATYDAAIQTGAGIAVLNGKLIEELHIQDAKRILALAKAIESFTSHQ, encoded by the coding sequence ATGATTAATGTTCATAGACCCCGCCGCTCAGTCCTATACATGCCAGGGGCAAACATCCGAGCCCTAGAAAAAGCCAAAACATTGGCTGCAGACTCCCTCATTCTCGACCTAGAAGACGCCGTTGCTCCAGACGCCAAAGTTGCTACAAGAGCCAACATTCTTGCCGCACTTGAAACAGGCTTTGGTTATCGTGAAGCGGTTGTCAGGATCAATGGTCTGAGTACGCCGTGGGGAATGGAAGATCTCAAGGCATTTGCCAACTCAAAAGCAGATGCGATTGTTTTGCCCAAAGTGGAGTCAGCAACTCAAATCCAAGAGGTGGCGGCGTTATTAGAAAAAGCTGGTGCCAGACCTGACCTAACGATTTGGGCCATGATAGAAACGCCAATGGCGATATTTAAGCTATCAGAAATTGCGAGTGCACACCCTAAACTAGAAGCCCTTGTTTTAGGTACCTCTGATCTCGTAAAAGATTTACATGCAAGGCATACTCCCTCCCGAGTAGAGACACAAACCGCCCTCTCTCTTTCTGTATTGGCAGCTAGAGCACATGGCCTGTGTGTATTGGATGGCGTTCATCTCTCTTTAGATGATGAAGAAGGTTTACGACTATCTTGCATACAAGGTAGAGATATGGGCTTTGATGGCAAAACCTTAATCCACCCAAAACAAATAGAACTTGCAAACGCTTTTTTTGGCCCATCCAGTCAAGAGATTGCGGAAGCAAAAGAACGTATTGCTACTTACGATGCCGCCATCCAGACTGGTGCTGGCATTGCAGTACTCAACGGAAAGTTAATTGAAGAGCTGCACATTCAGGATGCTAAACGCATCCTGGCTTTAGCCAAAGCCATCGAGTCATTTACATCTCATCAATGA
- a CDS encoding nitroreductase — protein MNSVAEAIDQRMSVRAFTQQPVSHEQILKLLNLSARAPSGTNTQPWKAYVLEGQKLKALCDQVCKAYDDIAINPELAKEFQEAYDYYPSKWFSPYIDRRRENGWGLYGLLDITKGDKDKMHAQHRKNFQFFGAPVGIFFTIDKELGRGSMLDYGMFLQNFMIAAKGEGLDTCPQAAWNTYAKIILPMIGAKENEMLVCGMALGYADKSDIVNTFRTPRVAAEEFTTWV, from the coding sequence ATGAATTCTGTAGCCGAGGCAATCGATCAGCGCATGTCAGTGCGAGCATTTACGCAGCAGCCAGTCTCACATGAGCAAATTTTGAAATTGCTCAACCTTTCAGCTCGTGCACCATCGGGTACCAATACTCAGCCATGGAAGGCATATGTGCTGGAAGGGCAAAAACTAAAAGCTCTATGTGATCAAGTTTGCAAAGCTTATGACGATATCGCCATCAACCCAGAGCTAGCGAAAGAGTTTCAAGAGGCTTATGACTACTACCCCAGCAAATGGTTTAGCCCATACATCGACCGCCGTCGTGAAAACGGTTGGGGTTTGTATGGTCTTCTTGATATTACTAAGGGCGATAAAGACAAGATGCATGCGCAGCACCGTAAAAACTTTCAGTTCTTTGGCGCGCCAGTAGGCATCTTCTTTACGATTGATAAAGAGCTCGGTAGAGGTTCAATGCTCGACTACGGAATGTTCTTACAGAACTTCATGATTGCGGCAAAAGGAGAAGGCCTAGATACATGTCCTCAAGCCGCTTGGAATACCTACGCCAAAATTATTCTGCCAATGATTGGTGCTAAAGAAAACGAGATGTTAGTTTGCGGAATGGCGCTTGGATATGCAGATAAGTCCGATATTGTGAATACCTTCCGCACCCCACGCGTTGCCGCAGAAGAATTTACTACCTGGGTCTAG
- a CDS encoding TRAP transporter substrate-binding protein, which yields MQRRSFLKKATVGAGVAAGVTALGAPAIAQSLPTLNWRLVSSFPKSLDTLYGTPEVFANALRKATDGKFNVKVFAAGEVVPALQVLDAVQNGTVECGHTASYYYLGKNSAFIFDTAAPFGLTARQQSAWMLHGNGMKLMRELYASYNIVNFLGGQTGTQMGGWFRKEIKSPEDLKGLKFRIAGFAGQVLSKLGVVPQQLPAGEIYSALEKGAIDAAEFVGPYDDEKLGLAKVAKNYYYPAFWEGAAGLSFLVNKKQWDSLPPSYQAAWEAACYEAHTDMCAKYDALNPPALQRLLQNGAVLRKFNTSIMEACFKASQETYAEESAKNPQFKKIFDDYRAFRNMEAQWFNVAEQAFAQFSFNKKL from the coding sequence ATGCAAAGACGTTCATTTTTAAAGAAGGCAACTGTAGGCGCTGGTGTTGCGGCCGGTGTAACTGCCTTAGGAGCCCCAGCAATTGCGCAGAGTCTGCCAACCTTGAACTGGCGTTTGGTTTCTAGTTTTCCAAAGTCACTCGACACTTTATATGGAACGCCTGAGGTATTTGCTAACGCTTTGCGTAAGGCTACTGACGGTAAGTTCAATGTCAAAGTATTCGCTGCAGGAGAAGTGGTTCCTGCGCTACAGGTACTTGATGCCGTACAAAACGGTACCGTTGAATGTGGACATACAGCGAGTTACTACTATCTTGGAAAGAACAGTGCATTTATTTTTGATACTGCTGCGCCGTTTGGATTAACTGCACGCCAACAATCCGCTTGGATGTTGCACGGCAATGGCATGAAGCTGATGCGTGAGTTATACGCCAGCTACAACATCGTGAATTTCCTCGGTGGCCAAACCGGTACGCAGATGGGTGGCTGGTTCCGTAAGGAAATTAAGTCACCAGAGGATTTAAAGGGTTTGAAATTCCGTATTGCTGGCTTTGCTGGTCAAGTGCTATCAAAGTTGGGTGTTGTGCCACAACAGTTGCCTGCAGGCGAAATTTATTCTGCTCTTGAAAAGGGCGCCATTGATGCTGCTGAGTTTGTAGGCCCATACGATGATGAGAAATTGGGCTTAGCAAAGGTCGCTAAAAATTACTATTACCCAGCTTTCTGGGAGGGTGCTGCAGGACTTTCGTTCTTGGTGAATAAGAAGCAGTGGGATTCATTGCCGCCGTCTTATCAAGCAGCGTGGGAAGCAGCTTGCTATGAGGCACATACCGATATGTGCGCCAAATACGATGCGCTGAATCCACCAGCTTTACAGCGTCTTTTGCAGAATGGGGCCGTGTTACGTAAGTTCAACACTTCGATCATGGAAGCGTGCTTCAAGGCAAGCCAAGAAACATACGCTGAAGAGTCTGCAAAAAATCCACAATTCAAAAAGATTTTTGATGACTATCGCGCATTCAGAAATATGGAAGCGCAGTGGTTTAATGTTGCAGAGCAGGCATTTGCGCAATTTAGCTTTAATAAAAAGCTATAA
- a CDS encoding alpha/beta hydrolase encodes MLPCIEIETAPNPSAAVIWLHGLGADGNDFVPIIPELQLTGCPGIRFVFPSAPSMPVTVNGGYVMPAWYDIIGRNLMDREDADGILRSAAAITELIKREHSRGIAYDNIVLAGFSQGCAMALHIGLRFPHKLAGIIALSGYLPLAMTLHLEKHAANSKTPIFMAHGEYDQVVIPERAQASCAILEKLGYQVDWNEYPMEHSVNREELMDISRFLQQVLTKPSN; translated from the coding sequence ATGCTCCCTTGTATCGAAATTGAAACCGCCCCCAACCCGAGTGCCGCCGTCATTTGGCTACACGGCCTTGGCGCTGATGGCAATGATTTTGTGCCCATCATTCCGGAACTACAACTAACAGGCTGTCCAGGAATTCGCTTTGTTTTTCCGAGCGCGCCAAGCATGCCGGTCACCGTCAACGGCGGTTATGTTATGCCAGCCTGGTACGACATCATCGGCAGAAATCTCATGGATCGCGAAGATGCGGATGGCATTTTGCGATCAGCAGCCGCCATTACAGAACTGATTAAACGCGAGCACAGCAGAGGCATCGCCTATGACAATATTGTCTTGGCAGGCTTTTCTCAAGGCTGTGCGATGGCGCTACATATTGGCTTGCGCTTCCCACACAAGCTGGCAGGCATTATTGCTTTATCAGGTTATTTACCGCTGGCAATGACGCTACATCTTGAAAAGCATGCTGCCAACTCTAAAACGCCCATCTTTATGGCCCATGGTGAATATGATCAGGTAGTCATTCCTGAACGCGCTCAAGCATCTTGTGCCATTCTGGAAAAATTAGGCTATCAAGTCGACTGGAACGAATACCCGATGGAGCACTCAGTCAATCGTGAAGAATTGATGGATATTTCTCGTTTCTTACAACAAGTATTAACTAAACCCTCCAACTGA
- the pmbA gene encoding metalloprotease PmbA has product MLKEAKRKGASDAVAEVSEGQGLSVTVRKGEVETIEQSLDKQVGVTVFLGHRRGNASTSDFSKASLKATVEAAYHIAQHTAEDDCAGPAETKLLEKKPLDLDLFHPWNIDAAHAVEIARSAEGAAFAVSKQIQNSDGASVSAHHAHFMMATSQGFMGGYPFSRHYISCAPIASVGGKKSQMQRDDWYSSSRIPSELADPASIGRYAAQRALSRLKARSLTTRRCPVIFEAPLAAGLLGGLVQAVSGGALYRRSSFLLDSLGKQVLPKHISLFEDPHLKSMIGSAPFDEEGVKTTARTVVDKGVLQGYFLSTYSARKLGMKTTGNAGGSHHLRLQSKKTPKGGLPALLKEMGTGLLVTELMGQGVNYVTGDYSRGAFGYWVENGEIQYPVEEVTIAGNLRDMLMDIVSIGSDSLIRGTKETGSILIGSMTVGGK; this is encoded by the coding sequence ATGCTCAAAGAGGCCAAAAGAAAGGGCGCCTCTGATGCCGTCGCTGAAGTTTCTGAGGGTCAAGGCCTTTCAGTAACTGTGCGCAAGGGCGAAGTTGAGACCATAGAACAAAGTCTCGATAAGCAAGTGGGGGTCACAGTATTTTTGGGGCATCGCCGAGGAAACGCCAGCACGAGTGATTTTTCTAAAGCCTCCTTAAAGGCAACTGTAGAAGCTGCGTATCACATTGCTCAGCATACAGCCGAAGATGATTGTGCAGGCCCAGCCGAAACAAAGTTGCTTGAAAAAAAGCCCCTGGATTTAGATTTGTTTCACCCTTGGAATATCGATGCTGCTCATGCAGTAGAAATTGCACGATCTGCAGAGGGTGCTGCTTTTGCGGTGAGTAAGCAAATTCAAAATAGTGATGGTGCTTCGGTGTCAGCTCATCATGCGCATTTCATGATGGCGACCTCTCAAGGATTTATGGGCGGCTATCCATTCTCGCGCCACTACATTTCTTGTGCGCCGATTGCGAGTGTAGGCGGGAAAAAATCTCAGATGCAAAGAGATGATTGGTATTCCAGCTCCCGTATACCCAGTGAATTAGCAGATCCAGCATCTATTGGGCGTTACGCGGCACAAAGAGCGCTATCGCGCTTGAAGGCCAGATCATTAACTACGCGCCGTTGCCCGGTAATCTTTGAGGCACCTTTGGCTGCGGGCTTATTGGGCGGCTTGGTTCAAGCAGTTTCGGGTGGCGCTTTATATCGTCGCTCTAGTTTCTTACTTGATAGCTTAGGTAAACAAGTATTGCCAAAACATATCAGCCTTTTTGAAGACCCCCATTTAAAGTCTATGATAGGTAGCGCTCCTTTTGATGAAGAGGGCGTCAAAACGACTGCACGTACCGTTGTAGACAAAGGTGTTTTGCAAGGCTATTTCTTATCTACTTACTCGGCGCGTAAGTTGGGTATGAAAACAACTGGTAATGCAGGCGGCTCACATCACTTACGCTTGCAAAGTAAAAAAACACCGAAGGGTGGATTGCCTGCGCTATTAAAAGAAATGGGTACTGGCTTATTGGTAACCGAGCTAATGGGCCAGGGCGTGAACTATGTGACTGGAGATTATTCGCGTGGCGCGTTTGGGTATTGGGTTGAGAATGGCGAGATACAGTATCCAGTCGAAGAGGTAACGATTGCTGGCAATTTGCGCGATATGCTGATGGATATTGTGTCCATTGGCAGTGACTCGCTGATTCGGGGAACCAAGGAGACGGGCTCAATTCTGATCGGCTCCATGACGGTTGGCGGGAAATAA
- a CDS encoding energy-coupling factor ABC transporter permease — protein sequence MKSPPLIFSKPPLSLLALATILFLAIAWNVSPTLPGQAPGKFYGLIFHFYGASLLTAMFGPAIALTILFPVAFLGIFVFQGGLIEAAQHYLLVCVLPTFFAYLMIQAIQKYIPKHLFVLILGNGYVAAFMSVILSGTVLLILKMLFTDAGTHIDLEGWILGLIIIAFMEGSLSGMLLAIFLIYRPNWVSTYNESAYMNR from the coding sequence TTGAAGAGCCCGCCATTGATCTTTTCTAAGCCGCCGCTCTCGCTTCTTGCGCTGGCAACCATTCTCTTTTTGGCCATAGCCTGGAATGTTTCACCCACCTTACCTGGCCAGGCTCCCGGCAAATTCTATGGATTGATCTTCCACTTTTATGGAGCATCGCTATTAACAGCGATGTTTGGTCCAGCTATCGCACTCACCATTCTGTTTCCCGTTGCCTTTTTGGGCATATTTGTATTCCAGGGAGGGCTCATTGAAGCTGCGCAACACTACCTACTGGTTTGCGTGCTCCCCACCTTTTTTGCCTACCTAATGATTCAGGCTATTCAAAAATACATCCCCAAACATTTATTTGTTCTGATCTTAGGAAATGGATATGTTGCTGCTTTCATGAGCGTCATCCTATCGGGAACCGTCCTGCTGATTCTCAAAATGCTATTTACTGATGCTGGAACGCACATCGATCTTGAAGGATGGATACTGGGTCTGATTATTATTGCCTTCATGGAAGGCTCTTTATCCGGAATGCTATTGGCAATTTTCTTGATCTATAGACCGAATTGGGTATCGACCTACAATGAATCAGCCTATATGAATCGTTAA